The following DNA comes from Bradyrhizobium sp. SK17.
GTCGACTGATGGGTGGATATGAACAGTCATTGGTCTATCCTCCTGGTGCTTGGTGTTTTGATCTCAGAATACGACGACGGAGCGGATCGACTTGCCCTCGTGCATCAGGTCGAAGCCCTTGTTGATCTCGTCGAGCTTCAGCACGTGGGTGATCATCGGATCGATCTGGATCTTTCCGCCCATGTACCAGTCGACGATCTTCGGCACGTCGGTGCGGCCGCGCGCGCCGCCGAACGCGGTGCCCTTCCAGACCCGGCCGGTGACCAGTTGGAACGGACGGGTCGCGATCTCCTTGCCGGATTCCGCAACGCCGATCACGACCGAGACGCCCCAGCCGCGATGGCAGGCTTCCAGTGCCTGCCGCATCACATTGGTGTTGCCGGTGCAGTCGAACGTGTAATCGGCACCGCCGTCGGTCAGCCCGACCAGGTGCTGCACGATGTCGCCGCCAACCTTGGTCGGATTGACGAAATGCGTCATGCCGAACTGCTTGCCCCACGCCTCCTTGGAGTCATTGATGTCGACGCCGATGATCTTGTCGGCGCCGACCATCTTGGCGCCCTGGATCACGTTCAGCCCGATGCCGCCGAGACCGAATACGACGACGTTGGAGCCCGGCGTCACCTTGGCGGTGTTGACGACCGCGCCGACGCCAGTGGTAACGCCGCAGCCGATGTAGCAGCTCTTGTCGAACGGCGCGTCCTCGCGGATCTTCGCCACTGCGATCTCAGGCAGCACGGTGAAGTTCGAGAAGGTCGAGCAGCCCATATAGTGGTAGACGGTCTTGCCCTTGTAGCTGAAGCGCGAGGTGCCGTCCGGCATCACGCCCTTGCCCTGGGTGGCGCGGATCGCGGTGCACAGATTGGTCTTCTGGCTCAGGCAGCTTTTGCACTGGCGGCATTCCGGCGTGTAGAGCGGGATCACGTGATCGCCCGGCTTCACCGACGTCACGCCGGCACCGACCTCGCGAACGATCCCGGCGCCTTCGTGCCCGAGGATCGAGGGGAAGATGCCTTCGCTGTCGAAGCCGTCGAGCGTGTAGGCGTCGGTGTGGCAGATGCCGGTCGCCTTGATCTCGACCAGCACTTCGCCGGCCTTCGGGCCTTCCAGATCGAGCTCGACGATCTCAAGCGGCTTCTTTGCTTCGAATGCGACTGCGGCGCGGGTCTTCATCTTGGTCTCCAAAATCCTTCACAGGTTGCCATTCGCGCCGGACCGCTCACTTCTTGTTGCCCATGCAGGCGTCTTCTGCCTTTGCGTAGGCATCCGACTTGTCCTCGTGCTTGGCCGGCCGTACGCGCCCAACCGCATCGGTGGAACGAGCGCGCAGATACACATAGATGTCGTCCATGTAGCAGGCAACATTCGGGTTATCGCCGAACGCCGGCATGACGTTTTCCTGCGACGTAGAGACGTTCTTGCGTCCGCTCGCGACCACGCCGAGGAAGTCGGCGTAGTTCATGCTCTTCAGCGAATCCTTCAGCGCCGGCGCGTAGGTCGAGCCCATGCCATCGGGTCCGTGGCAAACATGGCATTCCGAATGGTAGCGGCGGTAACCGGAGTAGGTGTACCAATCCACGGTCCCATCGGGTGCAACCTTGTAGGTCGGGTTGCCGTCCTTATCGAGATATTTGCCGTCCTCGGACTTGACCGCGGTCGGGTCGCCCGGAGCTTCGGCGGAGGCAACCCCTCCCATTGCCACGACAAAGATCGCGGCAGTCACAAACCAGATCTTACGCAAAGCCTGTCCTCGCATGCGGATTGAAGACGGACCGGCGCATGGAGATCGCTCCATGCGCCGGAACGAGGTGAGGTCAGCTCACTGCGGCAGCGAGAACACGGTGAGCGTTCCACCGAGCGCGGTGTAGTTGCTCAGCGCGGCATAGCCACCGACTGCACCGAGGCCAGCCGTCGGGTCAGTCAGGCCGGCCGCGAGGCCGATGCCTGCCCAACCGCCCACACCCGACAGCACGGCGATGTACTGCTTGCCGCCATGTTCATAGGTGGTGACGTTGCCGATGATGCCGGACGGGGTCTTGAACTTGTAGAGCTCCTTGCCCGTCTTGGCGTCGACAGCCTTCAGATAGCCTTCCAACGTGCCGTAGAACACCACGCCGCCGGCGGTCGCGAGCGCACCCGACCAGACCGAGAACTGCTCCTTGTTCGACCAGACGATCTTGCCGGTCTTGCCGTCCCAGGCGATGAAGTTGCCCATGTTGGTCTCGCCGGGAGGCGGATACATCGACAGCGTCGCGCCGACATAGGGCTGACCTGCGGTGTAGCTCACCTTGAACGGCTCGTAGTCCATGCAGACGTGGTTGGTCGGCACGTAGAACAGTTGCGTCTCAGGCGAGTAGGCTGCCGGCTGCTCGTCCTTCGAACCGAGCGCTGCCGGGCAGATGCCCTTGACGTTGTGGTCCTCGCCGGCCTTGTCGGTCGACGCGGCATCGAGGACCTTCGGACGACCATAGGTCGGCGAGTTCTTGTCCATGTCGACGCCGGAGGTCCAGTTCACCTTCGGATCGTACTTCTGGGCGACCAGCAGTTCGCCGGTGGCGCGATCGAGCGTATAGCCGAGGCCGTTGCGATCGAAGTGGGTGAGCAGCTTGCGCGGCTTGCCGTCGATCGACTGATCCGAGAGGATCATCTCGTTGACGCCGTCATAGTCCCATTCGTCATGGGGCGTCATCTGGTAGACCCACTTGGCGACGCCGGTGTCCGGGTTACGCGCCCAGATCGTCATCGACCATTTGTTGTCGCCGGGGCGCTGCTTCGGATTCCAGGTCGAGGGGTTGCCCGATCCGTAGTAGACCAGATTGAGTTCCGGATCATAGGAGATCCAGCCCCAGGTCGCGCCGCCGCCGATCTTCCACTGATCGCCTTGCCAGGTCTTCAGGCTCGAGTCCTTGCCAATCGGCTTGCCGAGCTCGGTGGTCTTGTCGTCGACCAGGATCTGGTCATCCGGACCTTCCGAGAAGCCACGCCAGACCAGCTTGCCGGTCTTGAGGTCGTAGGCCGTCATGTGGGCCTGGACGCCGAACTCACCACCGGAGATTCCGACCAGGACCTTGTCCTTGATCACCATCGGCGCCGATGTGCCGGTGGCTCCCTTGGCAGGATCACCGTTCTTCACGCTCCACTCCACCTTGCCGGTCTTCGCATCGAGCGCAACCAACGTGGTGTCGGCCTGATGCAGGATGATCTTGCCGTCACCGTAGGCGACGCCGCGGTTGACGGTGTCGCAGCACATCACCGGAATGACGTTCGGATCCTGCTTCGGCTCGTACTTCCAGACGATCTGATTGTCCTTGGAAAGGTCAATAGCATAGACCTTGTTCGGGAACGGCGTGTGGACGTACATCATATTGCCGATGATCAGCGGGCCGCCTTCATGGCCGCGCAGCACGCCGGTCGAAAACGTCCAGGCGACCTGCAACTTTCCGACGTTCGAGGCGTTGATCTGATTCAACTTCGAATAGCGCTGATTGGCGTAGTCTCCAGTCGGCATCACCCAATCTTTCGGGTTCTGCGCCATCTTGTGGAGTTCGTCATTGGCACTGGCGGCTCCGACGGCCAACACCGCCATTGCCCCAACACCGGTCGCGTAAAGCAACTTGCGCATCGTGGATTCCTCCCAGGTTCAAGAGCTCAAGGGTTTCCGCCGAAACGGCCCCACTTCTTCGATTTTGGTTCCCGACTCGTAATCCGATCGGCCCCTGCTGACTTGCCCAAAAGGGAAGAGCCATTTGCTCGAAAGCGAAGCTGCATCAGATTTTTGCGAGCCACGCCCCGATCGGTGGTAATGGTTGCCGCATGTTGCAGGGCATCAATCGCAGGTTGGCGCGATGCGAATGCCGGATTTGACGCGTGCTAAGGTTGCGCTTGACGTGCCCAAAACTAAGTCGGAGGATCACCCGACTTTAACCGGGAAGAAATCCCGCCGGCTCCCTAAGCCGTTCAGAATCAGGGAGAAGGCGCATCATCCCAGGCCAGATTGAGCTCGGTGAGCAGTCACGTTGGGGATCGAATCGGTGGCTGGAAAGATGACCGATACAGTCCATTCACTCAGCACGAACGGATTGACGCCCAAGCGGCAGATCCAGCGCTGGTCGGATGCGCTCACTGACCTGTGTGGTCAGTTCGACGTCGATGCGCTCGAGGGATCTTCGCTCGAGGGCCGGATCAATTTCACCACCGTCTCGCGGTTGAAGCTGTGCCAGATCGAGGCAAGTCAGCACCGGATCGCACACACCATCTCGCGCATCCGGCTGAGCGAGCACCCCTATATCAAGATCGTTTTCCAGACCCACGGCGTCTCGCATTTCGAGCAGGACGGGCTCCACTTCGACATCGTGCCCGGCGACTGCTTCGCCTACGACGTGTCGTGTCCACATACGATCATCAGCCCGTCCCTGACCCGCCACGAAGTTGTCATCGTGCCGAAGGACCTGCTCAAGGAGCGCGGCTTCCAGCTCTCCAAGATGGCACCGTGCAAGCTGTCGGCGCGCAACGGCACCGGGCGTATCGCCTATGATTTCGTCCACGCTGCCTTTGGCGAGGCGCCAACGCTGACCCCGGTCAACGCGGTCGGCGTCGCCGATGCGCTGATCGACCTGCTGCTGCTGCCGCTGCGCGAGACCGGCGCGATGTTCGATCGCGGCAGCGCCGAGGCAACCTACGTGCGGGCCCAGGGCTTCATCCGTGAACATCTGCGCGATCCCGACCTCTGCATCGACCGCATCTCCGCCGCGCTCGGCTGCTCGAAGCGCTACCTGCACATGCTGTTCAGCGATCGCGGCATGACGGTCAGCGACTACATCTGGAAGGCCCGGCTACAGAACTGCCGGCAGGAGCTGGAGACGCAGAACGGCAAGACCATCACCGATGTCGCGTTTTCCTGGGGTTTTTCGAGCTCGTCGCATTTCAGCCGCGTGTTCCGGAAGTATTTTGGCATCGCGCCCTCGTCGGTCCACAAGGGCCTGCACGGCGGCGTGCCGGTGGACGTGGTGCTCGAATAGCACCTCCAATCATCGTTGCCGGCATCGCCAGTGACGCTTTCCCGCATCCGGGCCTGGGCCGGTCGCCTGAAACGCGACGGCTATGCGGTTTACCTGGCGTCCCGCGATCCGCGGGTGCCCTGGTACGCGAAGGCCGTTGCCGTCGCCGTGGCCGCCTACGCGCTCTCGCCGATCGACCTGATCCCGGATTTCATTCCCGTTCTCGGCTATCTCGATGATCTGATCCTGGTGCCCGCCGGGCTCTGGCTTGCGATTGCGCTGATCCCCGACGAGGTGATGACCGAGTGTCGCGCACAGGCCGATGCGGCTTTGCAGCGCCCGGCAAGCCGGGCAGGATTGATTGCGATCATGCTGCTGTGGATCGCAGGCGCGGCTGTGCTGGCATGGGCCGTACTCCGCCGCTGGGCGATTGCGTAGAGGGTCTTGACGTCGCGTCACGCCGGCTTGGCCGCAGGCACTCAGAATGTCGCCTTCAAGCCGGCATAGATCGCACGCGGCCGCGCCGGACTGAGCGAACGAGGATCGGTGAAGGGCGCGCCACCATTGGCAAAGTTCGGCAACTGACCCGTGTCGAAGAAGGTGCCGTAGGTCGAATAGCGGTTATCGAAGATATTATCGATGCGGCCAAATATCTGGAAGGTCTTGTTGATCTGATACGAGGCGTGGGCGTTGAACACCGCATAGGACGGCAGCTGCGGAGCCTGATTGGATTCGTCACCGACGAGATACTGGCTGCTGACCCAGATCGCATCGCCACCGACCTTGAGCTGATCCGTCACGGCATAGTCGATGCCCGCCTTGACGCGGTGGCGTGGAATCGCCGGGATCACGTTGCCGGGCAAGACCTGGATGTTGCCGTTGGCGTCTGCGAACGGGCTGTTGGAACCGAGCGCCAAGGAATCCAGGAAGCGCGCGTCGATGAAGGAATAGCTGGCATAGACCTGCATCGTCGACGATTTCAGGTTGATCTCGGCCTCGATGCCTTGCCGCCGCGTATCGCCGACATTCTGGAAATAGCCGAACCCTTGCAGCACCGGGCTCGGAATATCCAGGATGTCGTCGGTGTTCTTGGCGCGGAATCCGCCGAGCTTCCAGCTCAGGGTTCCGATATTGAGCTCCTTGGTCCCGCGCAACCCGGCTTCGACGGTGTGCGATACCACCTGCTTGAGGTCGGGATCGGAGACCAGGAAGCTCGCGATGGTGCAGGGATTGGCCGGATCGGCGCACCCCAGTTCCAGCGGCGTCGGCGCGCGGTTCGCCTCCGAATAGCCGGCGTAGAAGGTCAGTTCCGGCGTGATCTTGTAGGTGCCGCCGATCACCGGATTGAACCGGTCGTAGTTGTGGTTGCCGTTGAGCGCGGTGCCAAGCTGGTCTTGCAGGTTGATATTGGCGGTGTTGAACCGACCGCCTCCCGTGATCGAGAAACGGTCGGTGACGTCGAACGTGTCGAGCGCAAAGACGCCGATATACTGGTTGGTGGCGCGCAGCGAGACCGGTCCATCCGTCACCGGCGAGCCGGACGGTCCGAGGAAGATACCGCTGCCGTTGAGGACGTAATCCGGACCGAAGGTGCCGAGCTCGGCGCTGGCATTGAACCAGGTGACGCTGGTGTCGATGCTGGTTCCGATTGTGAAGTGATTGCCGTGGCCGAACAGTCTGTCGTCGTTGGTCGCCTGCAACGAGAGCCCGGCCGTCGTCGAGCGCGTCGAGGTCCGGTCGTTTTCGCCCAGGAATGAACCGTCAGGGAACGGATTGCTGAGCTGCACGCCGTTCAGGCCGACAGCCGGCGTCGAAGTATCGCCGAAGCAGAGCAGCGTCGGGTCGTCGCAGGGCTGCGTTCCGGTCGGATTGCCGTCCTGGGTGCTCTGCTTGAAGAAGCGCAGATGGGCGGCGCCTTCGATGGTCCAGGTTGGCGTCGCCTCGACCTTGCCGGTCAGGTTGAAATAGCCGACCTGGTTGTGCGACGTCTGCGGCGTAGTGTAGGTCGCGCCCCAATATTGCTGCAACAGTTCCGCCGGCACAGTGGCCGAGGCGCCGAACTTGTTGTCGGCGACGCCCATATTGAGGTGGAATTCGCTGGCGTCGTTCTTGTAGGCGATGTCGCCATAGAAGCGCCTGATGTCGGCCTGCGAGAAGTTGCGGAAGCCGTCGTCGTGCACACCTTCGAGCGCGCCGTAGACGGCATAGTTGGTGTCGATCGTCTTGCCCCACTGGCCCGAGCCCTGGATACGGCCGAACGACCCGCCCATCACGCTGAGCTCGGTGCCTTGATAGCTGAAGCCGTCCTTCATCCGAAGATCGACCGCGCCACCGAGCGCATTGAGACCGAAGGCAGGATTGTTGGTCACCACGGTGACCGACTTGATCGCCAAGGTGGGGATCAGGTCCCAATTGACGGTGTCGCCGAAGGCTTCGTTGATGCGGACGCCGTTCTGATAGACCGCAAGCCCCTGCGGAGTGCCCGACACCGGGGACGCAACGAAGCCGCGGAATTCCAGGTTGGGCTGGAACGGATTGCCGGTGACCTCGGAAATGTTGACGGAGGGCACGCTCTGCATCAGCGCGTCGGTGATATTGGGCGATCCGGTCCGTTCGATCTGCCGGCTGTCGACAACGTTGACGCTGGCCGGAACCTTGTCGGCATCGATTTCGGAGGCCGACGAGGGAGAGGCGGATGGCGAGGTCGGTATCACGACCCTTGGCCGGGGACGCGCAACGCGCGCCGCCTCGCGTGAACGACCGCGCTTCTGGCCTTCGCCACCCGGCGATGTCACCTCGACCGGCGGCAGCGCCTGGACTTGCCCGGACGAGCTTTGAGCGAAGGCGACGTCTCTGCCAGCCAGCACACTTGTCGCCGCAATGGATGCGACCACCGCAATTCGCACGCCGCCCATCTGACCCACCCATCACCGACTGGTCTTGTTGATCCCCACCAGTTGGTATTGCGATACTAGGAAGCGAATGACGGACCACGCTACCGTCAATGTTCCCGAAAGACTCGGGAATACTTCCCGAGCGCCGTTCCCGCCGGCTCTGCCTAGGGTTGTGCGGCTTTCGGAACGAGCGCCTCGACGGTCACACCATCATCGCCGGATCTGACGTTGAGCGAACCACCCAGCGCGAGGATTCGTTCGCGCATGCCGGTCAATCCGCGTCCATCCTTGTAGCCGGGCCGCAGGCCGCGGCCGTTGTCGCTGACGCGCACCAGTGCGCAGCCACGGCTGTCGCGCACGCCGGTTTGTCGCTCCGCCGGTTCGATCGTGATGCTGACCGCCGTTGCGTCGGCGTGACGGAAGACATTGGTGAGCGCTTCCTGGACGATGCGGTAGATCGTCAAATCGGCGGTCTCTCCGGTCGCACCAAGCGTATGGGAAACGCTGCTCTCGATCTCGACCTCCGGATGAGATTCGCTCCACAATCGCACCAGCGCGCCGAGCGCCTCGCGAAGTCCGAGTTCCGCGAGGCCCGCTGGCCGCAACCGTTCGAGGATGCGCCGCGTGAATTGCTGAAGCGCGTTGACCTGCTCGAGGATGGCGTTGCCATGCTTGCGCAGCGCTGCCGGATCGGGCCGGTCGACATCAGACAATCGCGTCAGGGCGCCGGCGTGCGCGCGCAACGCGAACAGATAGGGCCCGAACTCGTCGTGCAATTCGCGCGCGATCTCCTTGCGCTCGGAATCCTGAAGCGAGACCGCGCGCTCGGCGAGCCGCCGCTTGCCTTCGACTGCTTCACCCAGGGTTGCGGCCAGATGGTTCAGTTTGGCACAGATCGCCGCCAGTTCGGGCGAACCGCCGGGCTCGACGCGCGCATCGTAATACCCTGCCTCGATATTGGTCATGGCCTGTGCCAACGCCTCCAGCGGTGCGAGCGCGCGGCCGACGACCAGCATGGTCACCAGGAAAAGCACGACCGCAATCGCGGAACCGACCTCGAGCTGGGTGACGATGCCATCCCAGATCTCGGCTATTTCGTCATCAGGATGCGAGGTGATGACAAGTGATTGCGGCTTGCCATGGATGGAAATCGGCACCGTCACCGACGTCTGCTCCGGATGCACCAATGCGACGAACCATGCGGGCGGAGCGCGCAGATCATCGGCCTCCTCGGAATGCTCCGCGGTCCTGGGGCCAGCATCGCCTTGCCGCGTGATGCTGACGTGACGCAGCCTGCTCAAGTCCTGGACGATCTGGTCGAGCCGCGCGTCCGGGTCGGGCACATCGCTGAGACCAGCCACCATCGTCTCGACGAACTCGCGGGCCAGCCGGGTCACGCTCTGGTCCTCAGCCTGGACGCGGGGCCCCGCTTCCAGCACGAGCCGCGCGATATTGATGCCCAGTCCGAGCGCCAATATCAGCGCCAGCAAAAGGTTGATCCGTGCGCGCAAGGATAGTCTTCGCCACATTGCGTTGCCCCCGACCGCGGTCGTCCTCCTCCTAGAGGATCGTTGACAGCCAAACTTGCCCGGCTATCTAATCCCACCCTACTGCAATCACGCACGTGGTGCACAAGCTGACCGGAACAGATGTTCCCCAGGACTTGCTCCAGACGATGCGATGATGGATGAATCGAAGCAGGTCGATGGGATAACGCCATGCGCATTCTGATCGTTGACGACCACCCCATCGTGGCTTCGGGCTGTCGCACCGTATTCGCCGACGATCCGGAGGTCGAACTGATCGATGCACCGGACGCCGAAAGCGGCGAGCGGGCCTTCGTCGGGGAACGACCCGCGATTTGCGTCATCGACATCAACCTGCCGACGGTCTCGGGCTTCGAGCTGGCGCGCCGTATCCTGGCCCGCGATGCCAACGCACGCATCATCATGTTCAGCATGAACGATGACCCGGTGTTCGCCGCGCGCGCCATCGATATCGGCGCCAAGGGCTATGTCTCGAAGACCGGCGACCCCAATGATCTGGTGGAAGCAGTGCGAGAGGTCGGCAATGGCGGGGTCTATCTGCCGCCCGCGATCGCGCGCAGCGTCGCCTTCGCGCGCCCGAGCTTTGCGCAAAATCCACTCTCCAAGCTGACCTCGCGCGAAATGGAGATCCTGCGCCTGCTCAGCTCCGGCAAGAGCCTGTCGGAGATCGCCTGGCTGGTGCACTCGTCATACAAGACGGTCGCCAACACCTCCTCGATCATGCGCCAGAAGCTCGGCGTACGCACCTCGGCGGAGCTGGTGCGGCTGGCGATCGAGAGCGGCGTCGCCTGACGCCGCGCGTCAATACAGAGGAATACGGCAATGCAGACGGTTTCCCAGAACAAGTCGCATGGCGGCACGCAAGGCGTTTACCGGCATCCGAGCCGCGAGACCAAGACCGACATGACCTTCTCGGTATTCGTCCCGGCCCATGCATCCGGCGCCAAACTGCCCGTCGTCACCTATCTGTCGGGCCTGACCTGCACGCACGCCAACGTCACCGAGAAGGGTGAATTCCGCCAGGCCTGCGCCGAGCTTGGCCTGATTTTCGTCGCGCCTGACACCAGCCCGCGCGGCGAAGGCATTCCCGGCGATCCCGCCAATGCCTACGATTTCGGGCTCGGCGCCGGCTTCTATGTCGACGCGACGGAACAGCCGTTCGCGACCAATTACCGGATGTGGAGCTACGTCACCGAGGAATTGCCCAAGCTCGTCGCCGAGCAATTTCCCGTCGACACGACGCGGCAATCGATTCTCGGCCACTCGATGGGCGGTCATGGCGCATTGACGGTGGCGCTGCGCCATCCCGATCGCTATCGCGCGGCGAGCGCGTTCGCGCCGATCGTGGCCCCCTCGCAGGTGCCGTGGGGCAACAAGGCGCTCGGCGGCTATCTCGGCGCCGACAAGCAGGCGTGGCGCAAGCACGATGCGGTCGCTTTGATCGAGGA
Coding sequences within:
- a CDS encoding helix-turn-helix domain-containing protein; the encoded protein is MTDTVHSLSTNGLTPKRQIQRWSDALTDLCGQFDVDALEGSSLEGRINFTTVSRLKLCQIEASQHRIAHTISRIRLSEHPYIKIVFQTHGVSHFEQDGLHFDIVPGDCFAYDVSCPHTIISPSLTRHEVVIVPKDLLKERGFQLSKMAPCKLSARNGTGRIAYDFVHAAFGEAPTLTPVNAVGVADALIDLLLLPLRETGAMFDRGSAEATYVRAQGFIREHLRDPDLCIDRISAALGCSKRYLHMLFSDRGMTVSDYIWKARLQNCRQELETQNGKTITDVAFSWGFSSSSHFSRVFRKYFGIAPSSVHKGLHGGVPVDVVLE
- a CDS encoding YkvA family protein, encoding MTLSRIRAWAGRLKRDGYAVYLASRDPRVPWYAKAVAVAVAAYALSPIDLIPDFIPVLGYLDDLILVPAGLWLAIALIPDEVMTECRAQADAALQRPASRAGLIAIMLLWIAGAAVLAWAVLRRWAIA
- a CDS encoding TonB-dependent receptor gives rise to the protein MGGVRIAVVASIAATSVLAGRDVAFAQSSSGQVQALPPVEVTSPGGEGQKRGRSREAARVARPRPRVVIPTSPSASPSSASEIDADKVPASVNVVDSRQIERTGSPNITDALMQSVPSVNISEVTGNPFQPNLEFRGFVASPVSGTPQGLAVYQNGVRINEAFGDTVNWDLIPTLAIKSVTVVTNNPAFGLNALGGAVDLRMKDGFSYQGTELSVMGGSFGRIQGSGQWGKTIDTNYAVYGALEGVHDDGFRNFSQADIRRFYGDIAYKNDASEFHLNMGVADNKFGASATVPAELLQQYWGATYTTPQTSHNQVGYFNLTGKVEATPTWTIEGAAHLRFFKQSTQDGNPTGTQPCDDPTLLCFGDTSTPAVGLNGVQLSNPFPDGSFLGENDRTSTRSTTAGLSLQATNDDRLFGHGNHFTIGTSIDTSVTWFNASAELGTFGPDYVLNGSGIFLGPSGSPVTDGPVSLRATNQYIGVFALDTFDVTDRFSITGGGRFNTANINLQDQLGTALNGNHNYDRFNPVIGGTYKITPELTFYAGYSEANRAPTPLELGCADPANPCTIASFLVSDPDLKQVVSHTVEAGLRGTKELNIGTLSWKLGGFRAKNTDDILDIPSPVLQGFGYFQNVGDTRRQGIEAEINLKSSTMQVYASYSFIDARFLDSLALGSNSPFADANGNIQVLPGNVIPAIPRHRVKAGIDYAVTDQLKVGGDAIWVSSQYLVGDESNQAPQLPSYAVFNAHASYQINKTFQIFGRIDNIFDNRYSTYGTFFDTGQLPNFANGGAPFTDPRSLSPARPRAIYAGLKATF
- a CDS encoding c-type cytochrome, methanol metabolism-related, producing MGGVASAEAPGDPTAVKSEDGKYLDKDGNPTYKVAPDGTVDWYTYSGYRRYHSECHVCHGPDGMGSTYAPALKDSLKSMNYADFLGVVASGRKNVSTSQENVMPAFGDNPNVACYMDDIYVYLRARSTDAVGRVRPAKHEDKSDAYAKAEDACMGNKK
- the fghA gene encoding S-formylglutathione hydrolase yields the protein MQTVSQNKSHGGTQGVYRHPSRETKTDMTFSVFVPAHASGAKLPVVTYLSGLTCTHANVTEKGEFRQACAELGLIFVAPDTSPRGEGIPGDPANAYDFGLGAGFYVDATEQPFATNYRMWSYVTEELPKLVAEQFPVDTTRQSILGHSMGGHGALTVALRHPDRYRAASAFAPIVAPSQVPWGNKALGGYLGADKQAWRKHDAVALIEDGARFSDLLVDYGDADGFLNEQLRPELLKAACEKANIPLTLRRQPGYDHSYYFISTFMADHLRWHAARLKA
- the xoxF5 gene encoding lanthanide-dependent methanol dehydrogenase XoxF5, which gives rise to MRKLLYATGVGAMAVLAVGAASANDELHKMAQNPKDWVMPTGDYANQRYSKLNQINASNVGKLQVAWTFSTGVLRGHEGGPLIIGNMMYVHTPFPNKVYAIDLSKDNQIVWKYEPKQDPNVIPVMCCDTVNRGVAYGDGKIILHQADTTLVALDAKTGKVEWSVKNGDPAKGATGTSAPMVIKDKVLVGISGGEFGVQAHMTAYDLKTGKLVWRGFSEGPDDQILVDDKTTELGKPIGKDSSLKTWQGDQWKIGGGATWGWISYDPELNLVYYGSGNPSTWNPKQRPGDNKWSMTIWARNPDTGVAKWVYQMTPHDEWDYDGVNEMILSDQSIDGKPRKLLTHFDRNGLGYTLDRATGELLVAQKYDPKVNWTSGVDMDKNSPTYGRPKVLDAASTDKAGEDHNVKGICPAALGSKDEQPAAYSPETQLFYVPTNHVCMDYEPFKVSYTAGQPYVGATLSMYPPPGETNMGNFIAWDGKTGKIVWSNKEQFSVWSGALATAGGVVFYGTLEGYLKAVDAKTGKELYKFKTPSGIIGNVTTYEHGGKQYIAVLSGVGGWAGIGLAAGLTDPTAGLGAVGGYAALSNYTALGGTLTVFSLPQ
- a CDS encoding histidine kinase, producing MWRRLSLRARINLLLALILALGLGINIARLVLEAGPRVQAEDQSVTRLAREFVETMVAGLSDVPDPDARLDQIVQDLSRLRHVSITRQGDAGPRTAEHSEEADDLRAPPAWFVALVHPEQTSVTVPISIHGKPQSLVITSHPDDEIAEIWDGIVTQLEVGSAIAVVLFLVTMLVVGRALAPLEALAQAMTNIEAGYYDARVEPGGSPELAAICAKLNHLAATLGEAVEGKRRLAERAVSLQDSERKEIARELHDEFGPYLFALRAHAGALTRLSDVDRPDPAALRKHGNAILEQVNALQQFTRRILERLRPAGLAELGLREALGALVRLWSESHPEVEIESSVSHTLGATGETADLTIYRIVQEALTNVFRHADATAVSITIEPAERQTGVRDSRGCALVRVSDNGRGLRPGYKDGRGLTGMRERILALGGSLNVRSGDDGVTVEALVPKAAQP
- a CDS encoding response regulator transcription factor yields the protein MRILIVDDHPIVASGCRTVFADDPEVELIDAPDAESGERAFVGERPAICVIDINLPTVSGFELARRILARDANARIIMFSMNDDPVFAARAIDIGAKGYVSKTGDPNDLVEAVREVGNGGVYLPPAIARSVAFARPSFAQNPLSKLTSREMEILRLLSSGKSLSEIAWLVHSSYKTVANTSSIMRQKLGVRTSAELVRLAIESGVA
- a CDS encoding S-(hydroxymethyl)glutathione dehydrogenase/class III alcohol dehydrogenase translates to MKTRAAVAFEAKKPLEIVELDLEGPKAGEVLVEIKATGICHTDAYTLDGFDSEGIFPSILGHEGAGIVREVGAGVTSVKPGDHVIPLYTPECRQCKSCLSQKTNLCTAIRATQGKGVMPDGTSRFSYKGKTVYHYMGCSTFSNFTVLPEIAVAKIREDAPFDKSCYIGCGVTTGVGAVVNTAKVTPGSNVVVFGLGGIGLNVIQGAKMVGADKIIGVDINDSKEAWGKQFGMTHFVNPTKVGGDIVQHLVGLTDGGADYTFDCTGNTNVMRQALEACHRGWGVSVVIGVAESGKEIATRPFQLVTGRVWKGTAFGGARGRTDVPKIVDWYMGGKIQIDPMITHVLKLDEINKGFDLMHEGKSIRSVVVF